In Girardinichthys multiradiatus isolate DD_20200921_A chromosome 10, DD_fGirMul_XY1, whole genome shotgun sequence, the sequence atacagccggaGTAATAATGGAATACaagggaatggtttagatcaatcgCTACATCCCCGATattccaatctgactgaactttttCCAAAGTGGAAAGCCAAAAATTAAGGTTTATGGAAAGGCAAAGCTGGTGAGAAAAGACTACTGAggcaattttcagatttttagcagttaaaaatcattaaacctcttaatcattttccttccactttacatttATGAACAACTTTGtgccttttatcacaaaatcccaataagattaattaaagtttgtggctgtaatgtaacaaactataaaaaagtgtgaatacttttgcaaggtaccaTATTCTGGCTGTTGGCGAAAGAGATAACTAGGCGCTGCAGTTTGATATACTTCACATATAATATACTTTGCCAAATCAAGGagtgcaaaaaccatcaagttaGAATATTTTAAGTCAAAAGAGGGAGCCAAACAATATACAATTATACATGAATAACAAAAGCATTCTACAGACCGTAATCACAGATAAACACTGACGTTAAAAGCACCTACAATTTAAAAATGACACTCTTTTCAGACCGTGTCTCAGAGAATCAGAGAACAATTCTGATGATACAAACAGCGACTAAATAAGATGCAGTTCTGCCATGACAGCCACTGACACATCACCTCACCACAACACCTACTACAGCATATCGCCATGCAAAGGGGTGGCATGTTTTTTTCTAACACCAGATCTGTCGCGTGACTGGCTGCTGCACCGACCAATGAGAGCTCGGCCTTCACAATCATTTGATGtgagaaagaaacaaaagattTTACCACTAAAGACAGCTGAATGGAAGGCTTTAGGCAAACTTATGCTGCCGTCAGAACAGaaagcatttttaatttttgtagtAAACGTGGGTCTATTATTACATTATGGGATAAATGCGGCAAATCGGCTTATTTTCTAAGGTACTTCAAGTTTTGctttaaatttggttttgtttctctGCAGAAGGCAACTGTTATAAACACGGATGTGTGCTGCATGACTCAGTTTTCAAATTTCAATAAAGTATCAAATAcggttttttttatctgtaaatgTCATAAAGGTAAAcagaattaatgaaaaaaaaaacatacagtacaataaaatcaagatttcaATCAacattgaatacattttaaagtaatGCATAAAACTGATCAGCTACATGGTTGAAGACTGCACAACAACCAAAAATAGTAAATTTTTAAGGCTCAACAATTAAAAAGCTGAATTAACCTTTAAGCATCGGGCAGATTTTTTATCTTCAACAATTTGTATGGCTACAGCTACAAAAGCCCGCAATGAACAAGCAAAATGTGGTAAAGGCCCTTGTGACGCTGACTTTTAACCTCAGAGGATGAGCAAATGGGCAGCTGTCAGATCAGTTAGTTATCTTCTCTTGAACCAGACAACTTCTTtaggatgtttttttcttcttttttttagccACTGCGGTGGCTTCCGTCTCCGGTGCGCTGTAACCGAGACAGGACAACCTCGCGGGACACCTTCTTGCGGTCCTTGGCCAGGCCCAGGAAGCACATGAAGTCAATGAAGCAGGTGGTGAGGTTCAGCTGGCACCCGTACTCGCTGGTGGCGTAGTCGTAAGGGAACGTGTGGTGGTAGTTGTGAaatccctctcctggatgggtAAGAGATACAGAAAGCTCCACTTTAgtttgaattttaaaacaactaTTCGCACTTATAAAAGCTACGCAACTGGTTTTACAGGacgttttacaaaacaaaatacattgtttttcgACAGTTTGACCTGGAAGGCTTATTATCTGAGAAAGTTGTCTGCTTCCTTTTAGCCTGCTTGACTTCCTCTTCTCCACTTATTCCCATGTTGTTCCAAACTTCCCCACGCCCATCTAGTCTGTTTTTTCCACCTCACCATCCTTCTTGTCTTCACTTACCTGAATCTGGATCATTGACcggccccccccccccccccccccccccccccttaaaTCCAGACAACTGAGTGTTTTTCATACCTATGGCGCTGAAAGTGACGAATCTGTTCTCCCTAGGGTTGATGTTCTTGTCGTACGGCCTGTTCCCCCACATGTGCGCCGCGCTGTTGACCAGCCAGGAGGCGTTCAGCACCAAGGCGTACCTCAGCAAGGCCGGGATGAAGTACGACACCCACAGGGACTCGCCCCAAAAGTACCAAGGCACAAACATCGGGACAAAGAAGCACATGAGGAGCACGGAGAGCTTGTAGTGCCTGATGAAAAGACAAAGAGGATGCGGAAACAGCAGATTAATAAATACACTCTTTTCTCTACCAGACACTTCTAATTGTGCTGAAAGTTAATCTGCAGACCTTTAACCATAATTTCTAGACGTTCTACTGAAACAATTTACTACCCTCTACATGCAGTCTTAATGTGTTTACCCTctacagggccttgcaaaattattcataaccattaaatgttaaataatgcGACTTGCCTCCTCTGAAACATAACAACTTTGTCGGCAAACAggtcactgagctccagctttCTCCCCTTCTCGATGACGTCGGGATGTTTGCGCACCAGCAGCCAACCGACGTGAGCGAAGAAGAAGCCCCTGCTGGCGTTGTGTGGGTCTGCGTCTGTCTCGGAGTATTTGTGGTGAACCCGGTGGTCTCGAGCCCATTCAAAGATATCGTTCTAGGTTTCGGAGTTAAGATGATGTTTGCAAAAAATGTTTGTGGCAATTATGGTATTCATGACAATGCTCTCGCTTTTTTACACACCTGAAAGGCCATGGAATTACTAACAGCGAGAAAGATCCTCAGAGGTAATGAAGCCTTGTAGGTCCTGTGACTCCACAAACGATGCGCTCCTGCCGTAATTCCTAAAGCACTTAGCAGAAAGCAGACTAAAGCTGTGGAGACAAAAAACAATGTACAGGGATGAAAATTAAAGCTAAAATCCAACAAGGTCTTGCTTTGGGTTTATTAAGGCTAGACTTGATAATGGAGCATCTCCAAGTTTATCCAAGCCAGACTATGAGAAGATAAACAGGATAAGATCAGGGTTCTTTGTTCTGTCCTTGCACATACCCTTGAGTCTGAGATTGTGCACCAGAAAAACAAGACAAGTTGGCACCAGAACTTTGGATGATGTTCCTCTCTTAAATGGGGTGGAAGTGCATAGTGTCACCTTGCCTCAATGCATATAAACTTTCACCTGAATGACTTGCTCATCTGAAACTGCCTGTCGTTCTTCAAGTAGCGCTGCAATGTCCTAGTTTACATTCACGCATTATTGGCCTGATTCTCGTTAATTTAGGGctttaaattcattattttaacCTATCCTTTTTTGCAGGGTGGGAAGCCAAACaactttattgatttattaGAAACAATAAGCTTGAATTTATGATGGATTTTTTCAACTTCATACAGtgtcaaaattattcatacataGACTCAAATATATCCAGTTGAGATGTTGTTTAAAAAAGTGTAAAGTAGTTCTCTTTCCTCATTTAagggaaaatgttttatgtacCATAAAATGAGTGTGCAGAATAAAGAAGTTGGAAACCTACTTCAATAATATTCACAGTTAATTCAGCACTTAAGACAGCTAAAACTCTGACAAAAATGGGTTTTTCAAAAGGTACAATAATCCAAAACATGcttaaaaagtgtttttggaGTAAATAAAGCAGAGTAAAAATTGACTTTCTGGAATTGTCTCGCCCTCATCTTGATATAAAAAGTGATCAAATATTAGTAGGGGTGTATGTATATTTCTGTCAGTTTATGTCTGATTTATAATCCCTTGATCCTCTCCAAAAAAAGGAAGAACCAAATGCATAATTCGAAGCCCAGAATTAACATGACTTATAGTGCAGATGTTTGTGTGTAAACTTGACTGGCATTGTATTTTTAGTTGTTCAAAAGCACTCCATTTAGATAAATCAAATGCATTGggcttattttttgtttgcttatgAGACAAGAAGTGACATAACCTTGTGACTAAACACACACCATTATTACTGATAACAGAAAgtgttatttaattaatttagatAAAATTGTATGCATTTTCCCAGCTACTCTACCTTTGTTTGCGTTCTTATAATGATGTTAACTGACTGAAGATCTCTGATGTTAAAGAGTATTTCCTTTCCTGACATTCGTGCATCTCAGCTATTAAATGTATGCCGTAAACTAAAATTTGCCGTGATGAGATAAATAcaatgccttgaaaaagtattcgcACCCCATGAATCTTTCCACATTTtatgttataaccacaaacttaaatatatattgtactgggattttattttatagagcaaCACAACGTAGCAAATAATTGTGACGTAAacggaaaaaatatatttttacaaataaaactctgaaaagtgtgtaCACACTAATACATTGTAAAATCCCCCTTTGCTGCGATTGCAGCTGGGTTATGTCTCTGCtgcatttgaaaatgttgcctattctttgcaaaatggctaaggctcagtcagattggatggtgagcttttttaaacaactgttttcaagtcttgcttcTGATTCTCAATaagattttggtctggactAGGCCAGTCtcacacatgaatatactttgataaAGACTATTCTATTGTAATTTGGGCTTCAGATTAAAAGGTGGCACTCCTGTTTGAAGATTAATCTCAGTCCCAGTAgtttccaacaggttttcttccagaactgACCAGTAGTTAGCTCCACGCATCTTCCATTCAACTTTGTCCAGTGTACTTGCAAAGGAAAAGTGTCCCCAAAGTTGCCAACATGTCTCACTTCGGGGATGTGAAGTGctattttctttcacttcacaattatgcaatacttggtgttagtctatcacataaaatacaatgaagtttgagTTTCTAAACGTGTCcaaatctgaaaaagttcaagggctaGAAATACTCTTTCTTCCAAGGCACTAAAACAACAGGAAATGATAACGGGAAGATTCGTGGTGAGCAACTGACTGAGGAGGCTGCCATGACAGCaggtaatttatttaaatatgagcccgaataaaagaaaatctgtgcAGGCATGCTCTAACATGTAGAGTTTTCTCTccagttcttttgtttttgatttcacTTACTTACCCCAAAGCAACGTAGGGGGAGATGCTGCAGGGATGAGGAATATGCCGTAAACTGCTCCTAAATGCAACAGAGTCATCAGGATGACATTTCTCCAGACCAAGATCCTAGGAGGTTTCGGGCCCTCTTTCTCCTTGTAAGTGTTATCAAACGCATCTTCTACGGCTGCCTCTGAACAGACGTCCCCGTTGCCCGGCgtgtgttgctgctgctgttgctttgCAAACGGCTCCGACCCCGTCATGGTGGCTTCGGATGACTGATGCtctaaaggaaaaatataaatatatatcagCAAAAAAGCTGCGACCAAAAGGCTTCAAAACGCCGCAAACTGAGAAAATGCTTATTATTTTGTTAGCTAACAAGACTGGCAAGTTGCTAATGTGGGCCGGGGAGAAAGAGTGGTCGTGTAGCGAAGATGCTGGCAAAATAGCAACGTTGCGTAACACTGacttaacataaaaaaacaataatacgtttaaaaaataacacacaACTCACCAAAGAAAGGGAAGTAAAATCTGTATGTCTGCTGCTATAAAGAAGAGTCCAAGTCGGCGTCTGGCACAAAATTTCAGTAACCCAGAAAGAGAGAGTTATAGTCAGCGCTGCGGCTCACATCAACGAGACACTCACCCTGCGATGTGCctgaccaatcacagctctGATGCCGCCTGACGGTTGATTCTGATTGGCTGTTTCTTTATCGGCTGTTCGCTGAGCAGCCAGATGTATTTTAACGTTCCACCGGAGAGCAGCTGCTGGGTTGCATTTCTGCTGCTGTCTAGACTTATATTGAAGTAAAGCACGCCTAATTTCACTCAGATTATAAAACGGGTCACTGCAAAAACTacgacgttttttttttttttttttgataaccTGGTTTAAATACATTAGCACATTTCGTTTTTATCAATTTGTTAATGAgtattttataataaatgttttaaacgaTCACTTATGTAATgtgttgaactttttttttgacatttcagaCCATACAATAGTTTTTAATATCGTGGGACCTAAAATTTAAACGGATGTGCCGAATAGTTTCCCCTTCGAGATGTTTCTCCGCCGTTTGCGCTTCTacactgtgttttatggccgTGTCTTAACTCTTTCTATGGCGCTGTGTCGTGGATTTAGTACACTAAATATGTATGTTAAATTAACCCcccaaaaaatattgttttccaaatcaaaaataaaaagaagaaaatgatcactttttaatatatttgtttgttaCATATATATTGTACCATATGTATTGTACCACAACCCTTTGctgttttcctttcactcaactttaCGTTATACATACTTCGAGacagcactctgggaatagATATATGATATAGATATGGAGGCTTTCAAGTCTATTGGACATTTTCAGCAATCTTCCCGATGATTGTGTGGATCACAACATGGTcaaaacatttctttgtttaaaatcccttcttgtattttatgtaatactgtaattttctgagaaagtgaatttggggtttttctTAGGTGTAATTTGCCATTATCAGTAAAATTAACGGAAATAAACTTTTGAAATGGATCATATATCGATAATGGTTCTCATTTATTGAGGCAATATGGAACAGTAAAACCACTTGAACCTGGTTAGGTATAATATTTGGGAGCTGTTGAATGAGACTTTATTCGCATTTGATCACAACAATATGATCACATCATTTAAGATGCATTTCAGTGCAGATTATCTAATGTACTTATTGTACGTGAATGTCTCATGAGGTTATCGCTCATTAAATAACCGTAAACAACGGTGTAGTAGCGCAGTAGAGAGTACACCGGGTTATCACAGTTTTCCGTTTCATCCTAACTGACCTACATTTGGAAAGTAGGCAATTTGTCGCCATCTAGGGGAGATCGGAAGTATAGTATCTAGGATACCGCCCgaatcatttttaaacaaacaggGCTAGCCTGGGCACCGGCAGTAAAAAAATCACTTCTACGTAAATATCACCATAACCGAATGACATATGTATGTTTGTTGTGTACCCGTAGATCAATCAGGGAGCGGATGCATTTATAGCCACCCTCGCTGCCGCTGTTTCTGCAATGGAAGTAAACAGGGACGAGGCGGAGCGCTGCATTGACATTGCAGCCGCAGCTTTCAAGAGTCACCAGCAAGAAAAGGCGTTGAGGTTCTTGGAGAAGGCGCAGAGACTCTTCCCAACAGAGAAAGCTCAAGGTAAGCCACAGTTGCGGTGGTTGTAAGGGATGAGGAGCCTGTAGCTGCAGCATCATTACCTGCAGCATCACCTCCATCCCAGAGGAGCTGGCAAACAGCATACAGCCGGGCCCTTCAATAGCATCAGTAGCTGACTCACTTGCTATTAAATTGTAATGTTGAATTTTTTAATACACTAAGCAGatgtttcttttcattcttattttctgttaaatgtgCAAGTAATTAATAATGGAAAGACAAACATAGAAAGTCGGTCAGCTACAGGGCAGGGGAGGAAATTAGAGAGATTACTTGCATTCTTAAATAGCAGTTTCCTTTTACGCTGGCTAAAGTATCCGTActctttttttcaaacattttgtcacattacaagcaCAAGTTTCATGTCCTTTATAAGAATTTTTAGTGATAAACCACGCTgttaagtagaaggaaaattgtGGGGTTTTTTTACATAACAAAAATCATCTTAATATGAAATTTCAGAATACAGCCCCGTTCACACTGATGCCCCTAATTAAAATGCAGTTGCCAAACTGGCAAACAGATTCCATTTGTGTGTAATAAAATCTCAGTATCATTGCATTAACACGGGGAGCTGGAGTGATCCACAGCCACAGACAGGAAAGCTATTAGTAGTAGTTCAATTCACAAATCTAGTCTTTATGGCAAaacaaagccattgttgaatTAAACCCAGAAGAGGTCCCATTTAATGCTTCCCAGAAGCCAGCTatgggacacaacaaacatcttGAAGAACGTGCTCTGATCAGATTAATCCAAAACTTACCTTTTTTGGCCTATGTGCTGTGAAGATGCTCAGcaaagacagggaagctggtcaaagttgatgggaagggatggatggagttaaatatagggtagtcatggaaaaaaaaaactgttaaaggtGGCAAAAGAATTGAGacttgggtggaggttcaccttccagcaggacaacaaaccctaaacatacaaataGAGCTACAGTGGGAGAATTTAGATCAAAACCTGTTCATGACCCAGTCAAAGACTAGACCTAAATCTACGGCAAGACTTATAAATTGATTACTGTcgatgttctccatccagtctcATTGAGCTTAAAGTATTTTGCAAAGGAGAATAGGCCAACATTTGATTTCCCTAAATGTGTAAAGCTAGGAAAGACATCCCttaagacttgcagctgtaattgcaacaaaGGCCGGCTGAAAAGTTAAGACCcaggagggctgaatacaaatacacaccacatTTTCGGGTtttaattcataaaaaataataattattcttCCCAACGTTTATGTGCTACTGTGCGTCTTTCACATGAAACTCCATTAAAATGCTCTGAAGACTTTGAATAggtttgcaagacactgtattttCACTAGCTCTCACAGTGCTTAAGCAAATGCACAAACCAATTAGACACCAGAAGAGTGAACACACACGTTAGGAATAAATATTCATAAACCTGTTCTCGAGGAGTATGAATTATACATTTCCTATAGGCAACAAAGGActgtttaacagatttattttttttgaaatTTGAAAAACTAAACTTGGAGCAAGATTATTGACTCGGAGACTCGTCACAGGTTGAGATATATACAAAACCTTAATTCTATTGTATTTATATCTGCAACAAACCAGTTTAGAGCAATCTCATTGATATCTTGTACAGCGCTAAAATCATTTTTCTGCTTTATGGAGTGCCTACCCAATACTATTGCCAACATATAGTAATGGGTAGGTTCAGAAAAAGCTTAAAGAAAATGTCTTTTCAATGTAATTCGTTAACAGAGGAAGTTTTTTTTATCCTGATCCTACTGTCCATTTGTTTATCTTTCTCTAAAATGTCGCATGTTAACTTAAATCAAGAGACATAATTGAATATAAAGCCAAATAGGAGCTGCTTATCTGTTGAACAAATACTTTTTGTGCTTGCCTTACTCCATTAGTTGGGTTTAAAGAACCCTAATCACCATTTCTCACTGTATGATTGCCAGCACTGCTGGACCTAATAGCAAAGAATGGGTTCACTCCCAGAAATGGGGGCTACTCGGACTTCAGCGGCGTTTCAGGGCCTCGACAGCGACAGACCCCATGTGATGCCACCAAACCGGAAGAAAACCCTTCGGACACCTCAAAATCTTACACGATGGAGCAGCTGGAGGCTGTGAAAAGGTACAGAATAAATGGAGGTGCtgttgaaataattaaatgtgtttGATCTGCCCTTCACAATCTCAAGCATGCTTTTTACACACAGAGTAAAACAATGCAAAGACTTCTATGAAATCCTCGGGGTCCAGAAAGATTTCTCTGAGGACGAGCTCAAGAGATCGTACAGAAAACTGGCTCTGAAATTCCATCCTGACAAGAATCACGCTCCGGGGGCGACAGAGGCATTTAAAGGTGATTTaattagaaaaatgaaaaatgagacAGATACCAAATGAACTTGTAGAAAGAACATAATTGTTTATTTCTCACAGCTATCGGTAATGCCTATGCAGTTCTGAGTAATGCAAACAAAAGAAGACAGTATGATCAGTGGGGAGAAGAGGGAAGACATCCTTCAAGTAGCGGCCCGGAAAATGGAAATTTTGAGCCAGATATCTCACCTGAGGACctcttcaacatgttttttggGGGAGGTTATCCACCAAGTTAGTACCATTGATTTGTATTTGAACAACCACCTACTTGTAATGATGTGTCTGTAAAGGGCTAaaccatattttctttttctaggtAATGCTCATGTTTACACCAGTGGGCGAATGCGTAACCAGAGGCGGGAGAGAAGAGAGCGTCCAAGAGATGTAAGTTTAACTCtcatgtttgttctgtgtgGTGTTTCCTACATTTTTACTCTTAATTATTTacttaattaattacttaattgTCTTCTTCTAAAGTAATAGTAACTAACtaaatttattgtcattttatttattttaactatgTAACTTCATTAGTTCTCTCttagtttttcatgtttaaccctttcttaaatttcagtgttgtttttttttttttttttaaagtattctGACCAACCAATGTCAAATATCAGAAAGGCCTATTTGGTATGTGTTGAATGTTAACTCTTGGCACACCCTGGGTACCAAGTTGTACAATCAATAGTCTGTGCTGTGTTGTCTTGTGTAATTTCTGTTGGTTTCAAGGATGTCTCTTAAGTGTTAATGCAGCATGAAAAGTACGCAGCTGCTGTACAGATTGTGTGGGATAATCGCCAGCAGGGGGTGACATTTAATCACTTGCCATTTAACAAGGTTCCATCACATTTCGCAGGGAGGCCTGGCTGTCTTCGTGCAGGTCATGCCCATCCTCATCCTGGTGATTGTTTCAGCTCTCAGTCAGATAATGGTCAACAGCCCCTCCTACAGTCTGAGCTTCAGGCCGTGAGTGTGATCCCGTTCTAAAATATTGCCCGAGAAGAGTGTTTAAATAACGCGGCGAACGGCTGGTCCGCCTAACTGAAGAGGACTTCCAACAAGAGATTATCTTCACATTAAGTAAAATGTACCAACCCAGCTTAATTTAAAAGGCTATATACTACTTTTCACAGtttctcacattacaaccacaaacttcaatgtgctttattggaattttatgtgatataacAGCTCATGTAGTGCATACTTTTGAAGTAGAAGTAAAATTGGACATGACTTTGAagatgttttgcaaaaaaaaatctgaaaggtgtatTCAGACCTGTTTACCCCTAATTAGaacccagtgcaaccaactgccttcaaagGTCACCTTATTAGTATATAGAGTTCACTATgtgtcatttaatttaattgtgaacacagatgttctgtgaagacctcagagcaAAGTAATGaatgcattaatcagagaagtagccCATAGACCCATGGTAGCTATGGAGAACCTGCATAAATACACAGCTTATGTTCGAGTATCTTTTGCCAGGAAAAGTATTAGTCATGCATGCtacaaatctagcctttatggTAGAAAGATGAAGATccatgttgaaagaaagccgtACTACGTCCCATTTGtagttttccacaagccatgttGTGGACACATCAAACACGTGGAAGATGGTACTTCGGTCAGAGACCAAAagtgaactttttggcctacatgcaaaatgctatgtgtggcgaAAACGAATGCTGTACATcagtctgaacacaccatccccacagtaaaacatggtggtggcagcatcatgctgtaggcaTGCTCATCCTTAGCAAAGACAAGGCAGCTTGTCAGAGTTTATGGAAGATGGATGAGGTGAAATACAGTGGAAAAGAAACTGTTAGAGGCTGGAAAAGATTTTAGACTGGGgaagaggttcaccttccagtagaaCAATGATGCAAAACGTACAATCAGAACTACAATAGAATAGTTTAGATGAAAACATATCcacgtgttagaatggcctagtcaaagttcatacTTAAATCTAAATGAAAATCTGTTGCAAGACTTGGAAAACTAATGTTCCAACCAAACTGAGTAaatttgagctgttttgcaaaaattaagccattttcacattttaattttgaaaaatttaaaagccGCATATTTATCCATCCCATTCCAAATCACAATTATGCCCTAACATATATCAGTTtatcataaaaaaaatccaatagaATGCAATAAGGTTTAgggtttaaatgtgacaaaacgtgaaaaggttcaagggggtaTGAATAGCTTTACATGGCAGCTTAGCCATTACCCTAAAAAGCAGTTAAGCTGCCTAACTATAATCACAGTtcattttcagaaatatttatttagtttgtgtAGGctataaataacagaaaaggaTTTATGTAAACAGTTTGCAATCTGAAAGCTCCTTTGAATTGAGCTGAGTTGACTCAATGCCCAGTGGGTCAGTTCTACACTGCCTGCTGTAATGTGATATGTCTCCCACACGCTGTCGTATGTCCTCTCAGGTCAGCGGGATACACGCAGAAGAGGCTGACTGAGAAGCTGAAGGTGCCATATTACGTGGGGGAGCAGTTCTCGAAAGAGCTCACTGGTGTGAATCTGAAAAATCTGGAGCGAAGCGTGGAGGATGACTACATTTCAAACCTCCGCAACAACTGCTGGAAGGAGAAACAGCAAAGTAGGGCTTCTTTTTCCACCAGGCCAGGCTGAATCTTTTGCAACACTTGAAGACATTTTTCACCCCCCCCCATATATCTCACATGATTTGTTTGTGTGGTCTGTTGCAGAGGAAGGAATGCTCTACAGAGCTCGCTATTTTGGAGACAGTGAGCTGTACCAGAGAGCACAGAGGGCTCGAACGCCAAGCTGCGCCAAGCTCTCAGAGATTACAGCCTCCTTACATTAAAACATTACTTAACCTTACAGTAATCTTCCAGAATAGGTTAGTTCTGATTATTTTCCTCGTGTTGCCTTTAGGTTTCTAGAATCATCCCAAAACACGAAGGACAGGCTGTAAATACTCAAGCTTCAACATCCTCAAGACCTTACATAGCTAAAGACACACAAGCAAAACACTAAACCTCTCCACTTTAATTTCTATGGAGATTAAGTTTGTTAGATTAACACAGAATCGTTGCCATGAAACAGAAAAAGCCATTTATCACGTCTTGACAAGATGTAGATTTGATGAGAAGCATCAGAAAAGAAGCCATGAAGATTGCATCACCTCTGTACGAGAGAGAACCCAGTGTCAAACCAGAAGGTTTAGTTATAAATAGAAATGCGGATGTTACTTACACAGCATTCTAAAAGATACCATGTTGAATGCttcctctttatttttatgcagtCAGAGGAGAAACTGTCTCCACTTACTCTAAATGCACATTCTAACTATGCAGGAATATTATTGTGACAAGAGTTAGAAGATAGTCCTGTCACTTGTTGTCCTTTGATTAAATGAAGGACAGCCATATAGTGTTACCTCACTTCACTTTatatacaatgccttgcaaatgtatccACATCCCTTGAAGTTTTCACACTGTCtgaaattaaaaccacaaaccttagTGTGTATTATTGGGATTATTTGcaatagaccaatacaaagtagtgcataattgtcgGGATAAAAAGCTgaacagtctcaagtcttttgcagcctctcacAGGATTTCTTACAGGGCagtcttgtatttagctccacccaccCTCCATAACTTTAACTTtgaacagcttccctgtctctggtgaagaacagcatccccacagcatgatgctgccac encodes:
- the scd gene encoding acyl-CoA desaturase, giving the protein MTGSEPFAKQQQQQHTPGNGDVCSEAAVEDAFDNTYKEKEGPKPPRILVWRNVILMTLLHLGAVYGIFLIPAASPPTLLWALVCFLLSALGITAGAHRLWSHRTYKASLPLRIFLAVSNSMAFQNDIFEWARDHRVHHKYSETDADPHNASRGFFFAHVGWLLVRKHPDVIEKGRKLELSDLFADKVVMFQRRHYKLSVLLMCFFVPMFVPWYFWGESLWVSYFIPALLRYALVLNASWLVNSAAHMWGNRPYDKNINPRENRFVTFSAIGEGFHNYHHTFPYDYATSEYGCQLNLTTCFIDFMCFLGLAKDRKKVSREVVLSRLQRTGDGSHRSG
- the dnajb12b gene encoding dnaJ homolog subfamily B member 12b codes for the protein MEVNRDEAERCIDIAAAAFKSHQQEKALRFLEKAQRLFPTEKAQALLDLIAKNGFTPRNGGYSDFSGVSGPRQRQTPCDATKPEENPSDTSKSYTMEQLEAVKRVKQCKDFYEILGVQKDFSEDELKRSYRKLALKFHPDKNHAPGATEAFKAIGNAYAVLSNANKRRQYDQWGEEGRHPSSSGPENGNFEPDISPEDLFNMFFGGGYPPSNAHVYTSGRMRNQRRERRERPRDGGLAVFVQVMPILILVIVSALSQIMVNSPSYSLSFRPSAGYTQKRLTEKLKVPYYVGEQFSKELTGVNLKNLERSVEDDYISNLRNNCWKEKQQKEGMLYRARYFGDSELYQRAQRARTPSCAKLSEITASLH